The Toxoplasma gondii ME49 chromosome XII, whole genome shotgun sequence genome includes a region encoding these proteins:
- a CDS encoding hypothetical protein (encoded by transcript TGME49_219780): protein MRELDDREGRRRNSSAFLETKRPSAAKKRPKRSPREKAPKRAEDANTEQKKEERSKWGERRQSKDGEEETEEPKGEVLLEIQEREEQVTTKTAREEGKEKRR, encoded by the coding sequence ATGAGAGAACTCGACGACAGGGAGGGCCGCAGAAGAAACTCTTCAGCTTTCctggaaacaaagagaccttctgcggcgaagaagaggccgaaGCGCAGCCCAAGAGAAAAAGCTCCCAAGCGCGCAGAAGATGCAAAcacagaacagaagaaagaggaaaggagcaagtggggagagcgaagacaaagcaaagacggggaggaggagacggaagagcCCAAAGGCGAGGTCCTCCTCGAGAttcaggagagagaagaacaagtaACGACaaagacggcgagagaggaaggcaaagagaagcggcgaTAG